A stretch of the Odontesthes bonariensis isolate fOdoBon6 chromosome 5, fOdoBon6.hap1, whole genome shotgun sequence genome encodes the following:
- the rps19 gene encoding small ribosomal subunit protein eS19 produces the protein MPGVTVKDVNQQEFVRALAAFLKKSGKLKVPDWVDLVKLAKHKELAPSDENWFYIRAASTVRHLYLRGGAGVGSMTKIYGGRMRNGVCPSHYSVGSKNVARKVLQALELLKMIEKDPNGGRRLTSQGTRDLDRIAGQVAAANKKTV, from the exons ATGCCTGGTGTAACAGTGAAAGACGTCAACCAGCAGGAGTTCGTCCGTGCCCTGGCGGCTTTCCTGAAAAA GTCAGGAAAGCTGAAGGTGCCTGACTGGGTGGACCTTGTCAAGCTGGCTAAGCACAAAGAGCTGGCACCCAGTGATGAGAACTGGTTCTACATCCGAGCTg CATCAACAGTTCGTCACCTGTATCTCCGAGGTGGGGCTGGTGTTGGCTCCATGACCAAGATCTATGGTGGCCGTATGAGGAACGGTGTGTGCCCTTCCCACTACAGTGTAGGATCAAAGAACGTGGCTCGCAAGGTGCTGCAGGCCCTTGAGCTGCTCAAGATGATTGAGAAGGATCCAAATGG TGGCCGCAGACTTACTTCCCAGGGAACCAGAGACCTGGACAGAATTGCTGGCCAG gtTGCAGCTGCcaacaagaaaactgtttaa